The stretch of DNA CCGCCTGCTTGACTGACTTTATGTCAGACCAGCATGCCTTGCCACTGTAGCCTTGCGAGGCTGTTCTTGCATGCACTGTGATTGCACTTGCCCCTGCCTTTTCAACTGCAGCTGCTATCTCAAGGATGTTTTTTGAGGAATAGCCAAGGCGCGTCTTTACAGTCACAGGCAGGCTTGAGGCTGCAACAGCAGCACTTGCAATGCGGCCTGCCTTAGCAGGGCTTTGGAGAATAAAGGAGCCGCTTTGCGCACCCGTGACGTTTTTTGACGGGCAGCCAAGATTGAGGTCATAATACGAGGGGAAAGTGAGGCCTGAGCCCTTGAGCTGCTCAAGCTTTTTTATTGCCCCTGCGATGGTTTGCTCGTCCGGGCCCATCAGCTGTATGCCAGCAGGGCCCTCCTTTGCAAGCACCCGTGCCATGAGCATGGTTTTTTTGTTGTCCCTAATTATTGCCTGGGCTGAAAGCATCTCATTGCAAACCAAATCAGCGCCGTGGTTTTTGCAAAGCAATCTGAAGGGCAGGTTTGTTACGCCCACCATCGGGCACAGGGCAAGCACAGGCCTGCCGTGGCTGAAAATATCAACGAACTCCATGGAAAAACCCTTGGGGAGATATAGGGGAAGAATGATTGCCAACGGGGGCTACCCACGGCTAAAGCCGTGGGAGAAGAAGATTGGAAAAGGGGGGATTTGACAGGTTAAATTTATCCCTCAACGCCTTTCCTGTCAATGAT from Candidatus Parvarchaeota archaeon encodes:
- a CDS encoding tRNA-dihydrouridine synthase family protein, which encodes MEFVDIFSHGRPVLALCPMVGVTNLPFRLLCKNHGADLVCNEMLSAQAIIRDNKKTMLMARVLAKEGPAGIQLMGPDEQTIAGAIKKLEQLKGSGLTFPSYYDLNLGCPSKNVTGAQSGSFILQSPAKAGRIASAAVAASSLPVTVKTRLGYSSKNILEIAAAVEKAGASAITVHARTASQGYSGKACWSDIKSVKQAVSIPVIGNGDIASPADAAAALAYSGADGAMIGRGAIKDPSIFENCRKAMAITKENSEKNRNSQIVGSVPQKTGYPSCQSGGSARQMHCFAPTQNPFSQKAALFDEYCGIWDRHFGKFIPDISYAVIFATELTSGMVGGAQARRQINKCKSLGQIRDIFSSLST